A genomic window from Silene latifolia isolate original U9 population chromosome Y, ASM4854445v1, whole genome shotgun sequence includes:
- the LOC141631734 gene encoding uncharacterized protein LOC141631734: MRKPELSGRMSKRSVHLGGYDIRYDPRTAIKLQALADFVSDFSPAIQNIADKEILTLKRDRDVEVWQLHIDGASNQRGAGVGLILRCPHRDLKAQAVFSDSLHIVNHVNDEYVARDSKIIAYLKVAKEPKQKFIDSKLKQVPRDQNVEVDALATLGATFKLTKLASIPIAHVL; the protein is encoded by the exons ATGAGAAAGCCTGagctgtcaggcagaatgtcaaaacgGTCCGTACACCTTGGCGGGTACGACATTAGGTATGACCCAAGAACGGCGATAAAGTTGCAGGCATTGGCAGATTTCGtttcagacttcagcccagctatCCAAAATATAGCAGATAAAGAAATCTTAACCCTTAAACGGGATAGGGACGTAGAAGTCTGGCAGTTGCATATTGACGGTGCCTCCaatcaaaggggggcaggtgtaggttTAATCCTGCGATGTCCACATCGAGATCTGAAAGCACAAGCA GTATTCAGCGACTCCTTACATATAGTCAACCATGTGAATGATGAATATGTAGCCAGGGATTCAAAGATAATAGCCTACCTGAAAGTAGCGAAGGAGCCTAAGCAGAAATTCATAGATAGTAAGCTCAAACAGGTCCCTAGAGACCAGAATGTGGAAGTTGatgccctagcaaccctgggggcaaccttcaagcTAACGAAGCTGGCTAGCATCCCCATCGCGCATGTACTGTAA